One part of the Pyxidicoccus trucidator genome encodes these proteins:
- a CDS encoding FBP domain-containing protein, producing MFRFENDRALIESFRSRDRRVIEMPEGITFPLFVRDYLAWIETSGARVYLIFSAPGSRKPIGIIFRREPPGGEPTYRMCEWCHSYGSSSEVGMLTTDVDNRRRVGVTLCNDLRCKEKLEDAADRSGRHPLQYLEQLNARMFRFAHEALGIEAQPQPTV from the coding sequence GTGTTTCGATTCGAGAACGACCGGGCGCTCATCGAGTCCTTCCGCTCGCGAGACCGCCGGGTCATCGAGATGCCCGAGGGCATCACCTTCCCGCTCTTCGTCCGGGACTACCTCGCGTGGATTGAGACGTCCGGCGCGCGCGTGTACCTCATCTTCTCCGCCCCCGGCAGCCGCAAGCCCATTGGCATCATCTTCCGCCGCGAGCCTCCGGGCGGGGAGCCGACCTACCGCATGTGCGAGTGGTGCCACAGCTATGGCTCGTCCAGCGAGGTGGGGATGCTCACCACCGACGTGGACAACAGGCGCCGCGTCGGCGTGACGCTCTGCAATGACCTGCGCTGCAAGGAGAAGCTGGAGGACGCGGCGGACCGCTCCGGGCGCCACCCGCTCCAGTACTTGGAGCAGCTCAACGCGCGCATGTTCCGCTTCGCGCACGAGGCACTCGGCATCGAGGCACAACCCCAGCCCACCGTGTAG